A single region of the Procambarus clarkii isolate CNS0578487 chromosome 94, FALCON_Pclarkii_2.0, whole genome shotgun sequence genome encodes:
- the LOC138360031 gene encoding uncharacterized protein, translating to MRLAVIPFLTATVLVFAAGQRAATKCDEHRDALVPWCPMTLTFAECYAKIDGCRSDVSSYISTLVNSDISELAPIANNLTTLILNGTEEEKTLARDLLYLLVDEATLTKRLTDCVST from the exons ATGAGACTGGCGGTGATTCCCTTCCTGACGGCGACGGTGCTGGTGTTCGCTGCTGGCCAAAGGGCAGCAACTAAATGTGACGAACACAGAGACGCGCTGGTACCAT GGTGCCCTATGACCTTGACCTTCGCCGAATGCTACGCCAAGATTGACGGCTGTCGTAGCGATGTCTCCAGCTACATCTCCACTCTGGTCAACAGTGACATCAGCGAGTTGGCTCCCATTGCCAACAATTTGACAACGTTGA TTCTGAACGGGACAGAAGAGGAGAAAACCTTGGCGCGGGATCTCTTGTACCTCCTGGTGGACGAGGCTACGCTGACGAAG AGACTAACAGACTGTGTATCTACGTAA
- the LOC123747349 gene encoding uncharacterized protein — MTNVLKKLIVEHLLDGYRSPARVDTCHKNTTEYNSKNILFNGKGGSDGEGHTEGGDDGDSEEVDGDTRCWRCVVGAQMSLGRACPSARGGRVTVCDQACHQFRQLVVAAAITLPQPYITPTLPPSLPLSLLPPLLLLLLLPPSTLLLHHFSDMAPSNMRFLVIFVLTASMLVFAASAAQATCPWEAIMKLCGGNATLLSDCQSKMQKCKNSTLPTVIQRCLPRKLYPFIAILNATLTTAPTTPGDMTAAADLLSILLGNKEACATAEVTKCVKALPANS, encoded by the exons ATGACAAATGTCTTGAAGAAGCTCATCGTGGAACACCTACTTGATGGCTACCGATCTCCAGCAAGAGTCGACACCTGTCACAAGAACACAACTGAATAtaacagtaaaaacattttgtttaaTGGCAaaggaggtagtgatggtgaagggCACACTGAAGGTGGTGACGACGGTGATAGTGAAGAAGTTGATGGCGACACAAGGTGTTGGAGATGCGTCGTAGGTGCCCAGATGAGTCTTGGAAGGGCGTGTCCTTCAGCAAGAGGTGGGCGTGTGACTGTGTGCGACCAGGCGTGTCACCAGTTCCGAcagttggtggtggcggcggccataaCCCTCCCGCAGCCCTATATAACACCCACActtcctccctcactaccactcaGCCTCCTGCCGCCGCTCTTGCTACTGCTCTTGCTGCCGCCCTCGacgctcctcctccaccacttcaG TGATATGGCCCCGTCCAACATGAGGTTCCTGGTGATTTTCGTCCTGACGGCGTCGATGCTGGTGTTCGCTGCTTCTGCCGCCCAGGCCACATGCCCATGGGAAGCTATTATGAAAC TGTGTGGCGGGAACGCGACGCTGCTCAGCGACTGCCAAAGTAAGATGCAAAAGTGCAAGAACTCAACACTTCCTACCGTCATCCAACGCTGTCTCCCGAGGAAACTCTACCCCTTCATCGCCATCTTGAACGCGACTCTGACAACAG CGCCCACCACCCCCGGGGACATGACAGCGGCTGCGGATCTGCTAAGCATCTTACTGGGCAACAAGGAAGCTTGTGCCACGGCT GAGGTGACTAAGTGTGTGAAGGCATTACCTGCTAATTCATGA
- the LOC123747351 gene encoding uncharacterized protein → MRLAVIPFLTATVLVFAAGQRAATKCDEIRDALVPWCPLTLTFAECFTKIDGCRNDVASSMSTLANSDISALAFIANNLTTFVMNGTAEQKVMGQDLLDVLVDSATVTKKIQDCVST, encoded by the exons ATGAGACTGGCGGTGATTCCCTTCCTGACGGCGACGGTGCTGGTGTTCGCTGCTGGCCAAAGGGCAGCAACTAAATGTGACGAGATCAGAGACGCGCTGGTACCAT GGTGCCCTTTGACCCTGACCTTCGCCGAATGCTTCACCAAGATCGACGGCTGTCGGAACGATGTCGCCAGCTCCATGTCGACTCTGGCCAACAGTGACATCAGCGCCTTGGCTTTCATTGCCAACAATTTGACAACGTTCG TAATGAATGGTACAGCAGAGCAGAAAGTCATGGGCCAGGATCTGCTGGATGTGCTGGTGGACAGTGCTACTGTGACAAAG AAAATCCAAGACTGTGTATCCACGTAA
- the LOC123747350 gene encoding uncharacterized protein: protein MKVVTQVLLTATLLGAACARPQHRGATSGALMDKLLVALQEMLARVVCGWESACVAHTNTACFRSPGDAARLVVAFTNCRSVVPATFIGSPGEGEAQIATKMKQCLRNLLKDKADVFLDCVARS, encoded by the exons ATGAAGGTGGTGACGCAGGTGCTGCTGACGGCGACGCTGCTGGGGGCCGCGTGTGCTCGCCCCCAGCACAGGGGCGCCACCAGTGGGGCCCTCATGGACAAGCTCCTGGTGGCGCTGCAGGAGATGCTTG CGCgggttgtgtgtgggtgggagagcGCCTGCGTCGCCCACACCAACACCGCCTGCTTCAGGAGCCCCGGGGACGCTGCCAGGCTGGTCGTGGCCTTCACTAACTGTAGGAGTGTTGTCCCCGCCACCTTCATCGGTTCCCCTG GTGAAGGAGAGGCGCAGATAGCAACCAAGATGAAGCAGTGCCTCAGGAACCTCTTGAAGGACAAG GCTGACGTGTTCCTCGACTGTGTGGCGAGAAGTTGA